From one Lysinibacillus sp. G4S2 genomic stretch:
- a CDS encoding GTP cyclohydrolase II has translation MTITTRVMDIVKDKMIIVKHSETESICLVGPVKLPIKQAAFSETFQWYNWLKVDAKLSKEEIIDGLASANLAFLQQSSVLVYGDFAHTEDALIRMHSICHTGDIFGSQRCDCGYQLHESMKMIAEHGCGAIFYLADHEGRGIGLFSKSLAYLLQEEGLDTVEANHALGFPDDTRSYEDAITVLAALRSKPVTLITNNPKKLAALQAHGLAVKGHVPLWGGLTETNRFYLNTKVEKSGHMRE, from the coding sequence ATGACAATTACAACTAGAGTTATGGATATAGTGAAAGACAAAATGATAATCGTAAAGCACTCTGAAACTGAAAGTATTTGCCTAGTTGGTCCAGTGAAATTACCGATAAAACAGGCTGCGTTTTCAGAGACATTTCAATGGTATAACTGGTTAAAAGTAGATGCCAAACTATCAAAAGAAGAAATTATTGATGGATTAGCATCTGCAAATTTAGCTTTTTTACAGCAGTCATCAGTGCTTGTTTATGGAGATTTTGCACATACCGAGGATGCTTTAATTCGCATGCACAGCATTTGTCATACGGGTGATATTTTTGGGAGCCAGCGCTGTGATTGTGGCTATCAATTACATGAATCGATGAAAATGATTGCTGAGCATGGCTGCGGTGCTATTTTTTATTTAGCAGATCATGAAGGTCGTGGCATCGGGCTGTTCTCGAAATCTCTTGCTTATTTATTACAAGAAGAAGGGTTAGATACGGTTGAAGCAAACCACGCTCTTGGCTTCCCAGACGATACCCGTTCTTATGAAGATGCCATCACGGTGTTAGCTGCACTTCGTTCAAAACCGGTTACACTGATTACAAATAATCCGAAGAAGCTTGCCGCATTACAGGCGCATGGCTTAGCAGTAAAAGGACATGTCCCTTTATGGGGAGGGTTAACGGAGACAAATCGTTTTTATTTAAACACCAAAGTAGAGAAATCTGGACATATGCGCGAATAG
- the ribD gene encoding bifunctional diaminohydroxyphosphoribosylaminopyrimidine deaminase/5-amino-6-(5-phosphoribosylamino)uracil reductase RibD: MTIDEKYMQLALDLAASAKGNTNPNPLVGAVIVKDGVIVGTGLHRKAGEPHAEVHAFRMAGEHAKGATLYVTLEPCSHFGKTPPCANLVKESAVKRVVVAMQDPNPSVAGRGIQLLRDAGIEVEVGVLEAQARRLNERFIHNMLTKRPFIISKYAMTLDGKIAAHTGHSKWVTGEAAREDVHHIRHEVDGILVGVGTVLADNPSLTTRLQEDYGKNPVRIIMDSELRTPAHANVLNVEEAKTIIVCSENVSKEKIIAFEEKGVTVMPVRHESEGLVVDDMLEKLYQYGITDILVEGGSTVNASFLQQGAINKYVIYMAPKVLGGRLSLTPFAGHNPSTMDEAWDVEFASFEQVGQDLRIIAYPKKDEEN, encoded by the coding sequence ATGACAATAGATGAAAAATATATGCAGCTAGCACTCGATTTAGCAGCTAGTGCCAAAGGAAATACGAACCCTAATCCACTTGTAGGGGCTGTCATCGTGAAAGACGGTGTAATTGTTGGAACAGGTTTACACAGAAAAGCAGGTGAACCACATGCAGAAGTGCATGCATTCCGTATGGCTGGAGAACATGCTAAAGGTGCGACACTTTATGTAACTCTTGAGCCATGTTCACATTTTGGAAAAACACCTCCTTGTGCAAATTTAGTGAAGGAATCAGCTGTTAAACGTGTTGTAGTAGCGATGCAAGATCCCAATCCTTCGGTAGCTGGGCGTGGTATTCAATTGTTACGAGATGCGGGCATTGAGGTAGAGGTAGGTGTTTTAGAAGCTCAGGCTCGCCGTTTAAATGAACGCTTTATTCATAATATGCTAACAAAACGACCATTTATTATTTCGAAATATGCGATGACCTTAGATGGGAAAATAGCCGCCCATACAGGACATTCCAAGTGGGTAACTGGGGAGGCAGCACGTGAGGATGTTCACCATATTCGTCATGAGGTGGATGGTATTTTAGTTGGTGTTGGCACAGTCTTAGCTGATAATCCTTCCTTAACAACAAGATTACAAGAAGATTACGGAAAAAATCCAGTACGCATTATTATGGATAGTGAGCTTCGTACACCAGCTCATGCTAACGTACTGAATGTAGAAGAAGCAAAAACAATTATTGTATGTAGTGAGAATGTTAGCAAAGAAAAAATAATAGCATTTGAAGAAAAAGGCGTAACGGTAATGCCGGTTCGACATGAATCGGAGGGGCTTGTTGTTGATGATATGCTTGAAAAACTATATCAATATGGTATTACTGATATTTTGGTAGAGGGCGGAAGTACTGTAAATGCTTCGTTTTTACAGCAAGGTGCTATCAATAAATATGTGATTTACATGGCGCCAAAAGTACTCGGTGGTCGTTTATCATTAACACCTTTTGCTGGTCATAACCCATCTACTATGGATGAGGCATGGGACGTAGAATTTGCTTCGTTTGAGCAGGTAGGGCAAGATTTACGTATTATTGCTTATCCAAAGAAAGATGAAGAAAATTAA
- a CDS encoding HAD family acid phosphatase — MKFGFDIDDTLIDLRAHAFSLYNKKLGKNVALEAFQALQRVEIHEPFGLTDAEGAAMWNSSLEEIYFTDCPSFEGALETLQALAQQGHDIYYITSRPKQYCEQTREWMKAQGFPITEGHFFCGMQDSEKVAIIKELALDVYVDDKPAVLETLQDVSTKVILKNQSYNKQVELPRLNHWQDFLRLVNI, encoded by the coding sequence ATGAAATTTGGCTTTGATATAGATGACACACTTATTGATTTACGAGCACACGCCTTTTCACTTTATAATAAAAAACTTGGTAAAAATGTTGCACTAGAAGCATTTCAAGCTTTGCAAAGAGTTGAAATTCACGAACCATTTGGATTAACAGATGCTGAAGGAGCGGCGATGTGGAATAGTTCATTAGAGGAAATATATTTTACAGATTGTCCTTCTTTTGAGGGAGCATTAGAGACGCTCCAAGCTTTGGCACAGCAGGGTCATGACATTTATTATATTACTTCACGTCCTAAACAGTATTGTGAGCAGACACGCGAATGGATGAAAGCACAAGGTTTTCCAATCACAGAAGGTCACTTTTTCTGTGGCATGCAGGACTCAGAGAAAGTGGCGATCATCAAAGAGCTAGCTTTAGATGTTTATGTGGATGATAAACCGGCTGTATTAGAAACACTTCAAGATGTGAGTACAAAAGTGATATTAAAAAATCAATCCTATAACAAGCAAGTTGAACTGCCACGCTTAAATCATTGGCAAGATTTCTTGAGATTAGTAAATATTTAG
- a CDS encoding IclR family transcriptional regulator, which translates to MNQEIFEKNYTMSSLHKAIKVLKAFSKDEPSLSLTELSKKTGISISSLQRFVSTFVYEGFLHKDERTKRYQLGHSLLYLGNLVKEESSLIIVAEPILKTLNEEIGESVSMNIIDGFERRCILNYDSTYPLSTKMFVGDTSPLYAGASSKILLAFMPNVEEYVENISLEAITYRTILSKEQLWEDLQEIRRQRFARSNSERVRGACSLSAPILNASNQIIASVSLVIPEVRYSDYDENFLIESIQSVALEIEKQLY; encoded by the coding sequence ATGAATCAAGAGATTTTCGAAAAAAACTATACAATGTCATCGCTGCACAAAGCTATTAAAGTATTAAAAGCTTTTTCAAAAGATGAGCCTAGCCTTTCCCTAACTGAGTTAAGTAAAAAAACAGGGATAAGCATCTCTAGTTTGCAACGCTTCGTTTCAACCTTTGTGTACGAAGGCTTTCTTCACAAAGATGAACGTACAAAGCGCTATCAATTAGGTCATTCACTTCTGTATTTAGGAAATTTAGTAAAAGAAGAATCGAGTCTTATTATTGTCGCAGAACCTATTTTAAAAACGCTAAACGAAGAAATTGGAGAAAGTGTTTCCATGAATATTATTGATGGATTTGAGAGACGATGTATTTTAAACTATGATTCAACATATCCGCTTTCAACGAAAATGTTTGTTGGTGACACCTCCCCCCTTTATGCAGGTGCATCATCTAAAATATTGCTCGCGTTTATGCCGAATGTTGAAGAATATGTAGAGAATATAAGTCTTGAAGCCATCACATATAGAACCATACTTTCCAAAGAACAGTTGTGGGAGGATTTACAGGAGATTCGTAGACAGCGCTTTGCAAGAAGCAATAGTGAGCGTGTACGTGGAGCATGTTCTTTATCTGCACCGATTTTAAACGCTTCCAACCAAATAATTGCATCAGTGTCACTCGTTATACCAGAAGTACGATATAGTGACTATGATGAAAATTTTTTAATTGAATCCATTCAAAGCGTTGCATTAGAAATCGAAAAGCAATTGTATTGA
- a CDS encoding CoA transferase: MQPLENIRVLDLSRVYAAPAGSMMLADLGAEVIRIEHPNGSDSMRDWGPFVNDQSTYYLCANRNKKSITLDLKTIEGRDRFKELVKDADVVLENFKTGDMERMGLSYEELTKVNPRIIYCAVTGFGQTGPLAHEPGFDPVIQAMSGLMHVTGSAEGDATKVGVPIADILTSNYVVISILAALRMRDLTNKGQFIDLALLDVQMSSLANVASAYLNTGFISERLGNRHNNVAPYQVFHCADGPLMICVGTDGQFQKFCTMLERKEWADDPRFVTNTMRKQHEAELVQMITDITMTKTRDEWITLLQQYKIPGGRVNTIAEALEQPQLMARDMIGEIEHEQYGTIRFIKNPLKFSDLNIQYKLAPPILGEHTNEFQKSFLPE, translated from the coding sequence ATGCAACCTCTTGAAAATATTCGAGTATTAGATTTATCCCGTGTATATGCTGCCCCTGCCGGCTCCATGATGTTGGCAGATTTAGGAGCAGAAGTAATTCGCATAGAACATCCGAATGGCTCTGATAGTATGCGTGACTGGGGGCCATTTGTAAATGATCAAAGCACATATTATTTATGTGCTAATCGCAATAAAAAATCGATCACCTTAGATTTAAAAACAATAGAAGGCAGAGATAGATTTAAAGAGCTTGTCAAAGATGCGGATGTCGTACTCGAAAATTTTAAGACGGGTGACATGGAGCGGATGGGGCTAAGCTATGAGGAACTAACAAAAGTAAATCCAAGAATCATTTATTGTGCCGTAACAGGATTCGGTCAAACCGGCCCTCTTGCGCACGAACCAGGCTTCGACCCAGTTATTCAAGCAATGAGTGGTTTAATGCATGTCACTGGCTCAGCTGAAGGTGATGCGACAAAAGTTGGTGTTCCTATTGCAGATATTTTAACCTCAAATTATGTTGTCATTAGTATTTTAGCCGCTCTACGAATGCGCGATCTAACAAATAAAGGACAATTTATTGACTTAGCTTTATTAGACGTTCAAATGAGTAGTTTAGCAAATGTAGCAAGCGCATATTTAAATACAGGTTTTATCTCAGAACGTCTAGGTAATCGTCATAATAATGTTGCACCGTATCAAGTGTTTCACTGTGCGGATGGCCCATTAATGATTTGTGTTGGTACAGATGGACAATTTCAAAAGTTTTGCACTATGTTGGAACGTAAGGAGTGGGCCGATGATCCGCGCTTTGTAACAAATACGATGCGCAAGCAACATGAAGCTGAGCTTGTTCAGATGATTACGGACATTACAATGACAAAAACACGGGATGAATGGATCACTTTATTACAACAATACAAGATTCCAGGTGGACGTGTGAATACGATTGCTGAAGCACTAGAACAACCGCAACTTATGGCACGTGACATGATTGGTGAAATAGAGCACGAACAATACGGTACAATTAGATTCATCAAAAACCCGTTAAAGTTCTCTGATTTAAATATTCAATATAAACTAGCACCTCCGATACTTGGAGAACATACAAACGAATTCCAAAAGTCCTTTCTACCAGAATAA
- a CDS encoding enoyl-CoA hydratase/isomerase family protein: MTDLLFEVQDHIATITLNRPETYNAFSEEMISEWIKALEVVRDSDDIRVVIVKGNGKSFCAGGDIKAMQAGEGFFQSEEDISSTGLARKNSLWKKIQRIPLLLEEIDKPVIAQVHGFAMGAGLDMALMCDIRIAAKSTKISESYINVAIVPGDGGAYYLPKLVGIDQALDMFWTARVLTADEAKDKGVVTFVVEDHELEEYTLNYAKELASRPTTTLQFIKRAVYQSQKMDLRTALDYISSQMAIVTELDDFKEGVSAVVEKRKPVYK, translated from the coding sequence ATGACTGATTTACTTTTTGAAGTACAAGACCATATTGCCACAATTACATTAAATAGACCTGAAACGTATAATGCTTTCAGTGAAGAAATGATTTCTGAATGGATTAAAGCTCTTGAGGTTGTTCGTGACTCAGACGACATTCGCGTTGTCATCGTTAAAGGTAATGGAAAATCTTTTTGTGCAGGTGGCGATATTAAAGCGATGCAAGCCGGTGAAGGATTTTTCCAAAGTGAAGAAGACATCTCCTCCACAGGTTTAGCGAGAAAAAATTCACTATGGAAAAAGATTCAACGTATTCCCCTACTACTTGAGGAAATTGATAAGCCTGTTATTGCACAAGTACATGGATTTGCAATGGGTGCCGGTCTTGATATGGCCTTAATGTGTGACATTCGAATTGCTGCAAAATCTACAAAAATTTCAGAGAGCTACATTAACGTTGCAATTGTTCCTGGTGATGGTGGCGCTTATTATTTACCAAAATTAGTCGGCATCGATCAAGCATTGGACATGTTCTGGACAGCTCGTGTATTAACTGCTGATGAAGCAAAAGACAAAGGCGTTGTGACATTTGTTGTGGAAGACCATGAGCTTGAGGAATACACATTGAATTATGCAAAGGAATTAGCAAGTCGTCCAACTACGACATTACAATTTATTAAGCGTGCTGTTTATCAAAGTCAAAAGATGGATTTACGTACTGCCCTTGACTATATTTCATCGCAAATGGCCATTGTCACAGAGTTAGATGATTTTAAAGAGGGTGTAAGCGCAGTTGTAGAAAAACGTAAACCTGTTTATAAATGA
- a CDS encoding acyl-CoA dehydrogenase family protein produces the protein MSEMRDMIVDVVERMLKEKVDKDLVDTVEQGHWAPELWDLFKENGMTAVAITEENGGTGGDIEDLLNIVRLTGKYAAPIPFTETTFANYLLEFTNLQVIEDLATYMLCPDQAFTLEDGQLTGEAIHVPWARHTKHLVTLARSKDGTHLVEIDLSQAEIKEGMNLAGEPRDTVIFHHATTSQVSAMLSPDKMHTITTLHTAFQLALMTGAIDKINDLTVQYTKEREQFGRPIHRFQLVQQHIVHLAGETAIALAAFNNVTEALLTNNQNSEVAYAHIRFEEIIQAVTTIAHQVHAAIGTTHEHSLHQFTRRLWSWRDEGTSTSYWTNLVATQLLESGDSLWEYLTSFSKSSPLLKVEG, from the coding sequence ATGAGTGAAATGAGAGACATGATTGTTGATGTTGTCGAGCGTATGTTAAAAGAAAAAGTGGATAAAGATTTAGTCGATACAGTAGAACAAGGTCATTGGGCACCAGAGCTATGGGATCTGTTTAAAGAAAACGGTATGACTGCTGTAGCCATTACCGAAGAAAATGGCGGTACAGGTGGCGACATAGAGGATTTATTGAATATTGTTCGTTTAACTGGAAAATACGCTGCACCGATTCCATTTACTGAAACAACATTTGCGAATTATTTATTGGAATTTACGAACTTACAAGTCATCGAGGATTTGGCGACGTATATGCTATGTCCTGACCAAGCCTTTACGTTAGAGGACGGCCAATTAACGGGAGAAGCGATTCATGTTCCTTGGGCACGCCATACAAAACATCTAGTAACACTTGCCCGTAGCAAGGATGGTACACATCTTGTAGAAATAGATTTAAGCCAAGCTGAAATTAAAGAGGGTATGAATTTAGCAGGCGAGCCGCGTGATACTGTGATATTCCACCATGCTACGACTTCACAAGTATCTGCTATGTTATCTCCTGACAAGATGCACACTATAACAACACTCCATACAGCTTTCCAATTAGCATTGATGACTGGTGCCATCGATAAAATAAATGATTTAACTGTTCAATATACGAAAGAACGTGAACAATTTGGTCGTCCAATTCATCGCTTTCAGCTCGTTCAGCAGCATATTGTACATTTAGCAGGTGAAACGGCGATAGCATTAGCAGCATTCAATAATGTAACCGAAGCCCTTCTGACGAACAATCAAAATAGTGAGGTTGCTTACGCTCACATTCGTTTTGAAGAAATCATTCAAGCAGTTACAACAATTGCGCATCAAGTACATGCTGCAATTGGTACAACACACGAACATAGCTTGCATCAATTTACACGTAGACTTTGGTCTTGGCGCGATGAAGGAACTAGCACCTCCTATTGGACTAATTTGGTCGCAACACAACTTTTAGAGAGTGGTGATAGCCTTTGGGAATATTTAACTTCATTTAGCAAAAGCTCCCCACTTCTCAAAGTGGAAGGATAA
- a CDS encoding acyl-CoA dehydrogenase family protein, with amino-acid sequence MFHLPTVQFTQEQEQFRLDVRTFLQNELAKGTFTSKCDSWLSGDDPEFSKLIGQKGWIGLTWPKKYGGQERSTIDRYILTEEFLAIGAPVAAHWFADRQTGPLLLRYGTEEQREYFLPKIVKGECYFGIGLSEPNSGSDLASVSTRAEKVEGGWIVNGQKIWTSNAHLCHYMVTLVRTSPFDGKSKHAGLSQLIVDLQAEGVTVVPIKFLTGEHHYNEVFFENVFVPDNMVVGEIGNGWAQGLAELAFERSGPERILSTFPLIDELIQELKRQNNFEGLKQASKVVARLWSLRNMSIGVAQLLESGNGEDVSIPAALVKALGTKFEQSIPEITRLIVQTYPTLDAHRKIDRFMAESILHAPGFTIRGGTSEVLYGVVAKGVIAQ; translated from the coding sequence ATGTTTCATTTACCAACTGTGCAATTTACACAAGAGCAGGAGCAATTTCGTTTAGATGTACGAACATTTCTACAGAATGAATTAGCAAAAGGAACCTTCACGTCTAAATGCGACTCTTGGCTAAGTGGAGATGATCCTGAATTCTCTAAATTAATTGGTCAAAAGGGCTGGATTGGTTTAACTTGGCCTAAAAAATATGGTGGTCAAGAGCGGAGCACCATTGATCGATACATTTTAACAGAGGAATTTTTAGCTATCGGTGCCCCAGTTGCAGCACATTGGTTTGCCGATCGTCAAACAGGACCACTTCTTTTACGATACGGGACAGAAGAGCAGCGTGAATATTTCTTACCAAAAATTGTGAAAGGCGAATGCTACTTCGGCATAGGTTTAAGTGAACCAAATAGCGGTTCTGACTTAGCTTCAGTCAGTACACGTGCCGAAAAAGTAGAGGGCGGCTGGATAGTAAATGGTCAAAAAATATGGACGAGTAATGCTCATCTTTGCCATTATATGGTGACTTTAGTGCGTACAAGTCCTTTTGATGGAAAAAGTAAACACGCCGGGCTTAGTCAGCTGATCGTCGATTTACAGGCAGAAGGTGTAACCGTTGTTCCCATTAAATTTTTAACTGGTGAACATCATTACAATGAAGTGTTCTTTGAAAATGTTTTTGTACCTGACAATATGGTTGTTGGTGAAATCGGTAATGGCTGGGCTCAAGGATTAGCTGAGCTTGCATTTGAGCGCAGTGGCCCAGAGCGAATATTGAGTACTTTCCCATTAATTGATGAGCTTATTCAGGAGTTAAAGCGCCAAAACAATTTTGAAGGGTTAAAGCAAGCGTCAAAAGTTGTAGCTCGTCTTTGGAGTCTACGGAATATGTCAATTGGAGTAGCCCAGCTTTTAGAGTCTGGTAATGGTGAAGACGTATCTATTCCTGCAGCACTTGTGAAAGCACTCGGGACGAAATTCGAACAAAGCATTCCTGAAATCACACGCTTAATCGTACAGACTTATCCAACACTTGATGCGCATCGTAAAATTGATCGCTTTATGGCTGAATCTATTTTACATGCACCAGGCTTTACTATTCGAGGAGGTACTTCAGAGGTACTGTATGGCGTTGTAGCGAAAGGGGTAATAGCACAATGA
- the rpoN gene encoding RNA polymerase factor sigma-54 has protein sequence MQMAIKTSQKVMQVLSAQLVQHLEILQYSTNELEQFINEKANENPLLVVTDATVKSQYEEIMQLANYSFKRYPAQYYESKNNTFNPIEMNLAAKESYEQFLLEQVPMHKNLSSVDLKILMFLIRSLDDRLFLDVDLDIVANKCKTNVLHVEALLDLLQTFEPVGVGARNYKEYLLIQVDRDTLAPKLTSEFIKTDLELVAAQAIKQLSKKYRTPIQEVKKTVHYIKNLKPVMTGDKFETIPYVIPEIEVEKLEEEWMIQLNRGYLPIVSIDKHYVEILKNDPNCKTYFKDTMKDALLLLQGIEQRDKTLYELARLLVELQEDFFHKGIEALKPMRLKDVANILSVHESTISRAVRGKYIKTAHGVYALQSLFTKGVMNISGKMDSIMYIKKRLKQLIEGEDKQKPLTDQQITNTLSAEGIQISRRTVAKYREEMNIVSSFNRMYG, from the coding sequence ATGCAAATGGCTATCAAAACTTCCCAAAAAGTAATGCAAGTTTTATCAGCGCAACTAGTACAGCATTTAGAAATACTGCAATATTCAACGAATGAGCTAGAACAGTTTATTAATGAAAAAGCAAATGAAAATCCACTGTTAGTTGTCACTGATGCAACGGTGAAAAGTCAATATGAGGAAATTATGCAATTAGCAAATTATTCTTTTAAGCGTTATCCTGCGCAATATTATGAGTCGAAAAATAATACATTTAATCCTATTGAGATGAACCTTGCTGCGAAAGAAAGCTATGAGCAGTTTTTATTGGAACAAGTGCCTATGCATAAAAATCTTTCTTCTGTAGATTTAAAAATCTTAATGTTTTTAATTCGTTCCTTAGATGATCGTCTATTTTTAGATGTTGATTTAGATATTGTCGCAAATAAATGTAAGACAAATGTTTTGCACGTAGAGGCCCTATTGGACTTACTTCAAACTTTTGAGCCAGTAGGAGTAGGGGCACGTAATTATAAAGAATATTTACTCATTCAAGTAGACAGGGATACCCTTGCACCAAAATTGACCTCCGAATTTATTAAAACGGATTTAGAGCTAGTGGCAGCACAGGCCATTAAACAATTAAGTAAAAAGTATAGAACGCCTATACAGGAAGTGAAGAAAACGGTCCACTATATCAAAAATTTAAAACCAGTGATGACAGGAGATAAATTCGAAACGATTCCATATGTCATTCCTGAAATCGAAGTAGAGAAATTAGAAGAAGAATGGATGATACAATTAAATCGTGGATATTTACCAATCGTTTCAATCGATAAACATTATGTGGAGATATTAAAAAATGACCCGAATTGTAAAACATATTTCAAAGACACAATGAAAGACGCTCTTTTATTATTACAAGGAATTGAACAACGTGATAAAACACTGTACGAATTAGCTAGATTGCTAGTGGAATTGCAAGAGGATTTTTTCCATAAAGGCATTGAGGCATTGAAGCCTATGCGGTTAAAGGATGTAGCCAACATTTTAAGTGTACATGAATCAACGATTAGTCGAGCTGTGCGTGGAAAATATATAAAAACCGCCCATGGTGTGTATGCCTTACAATCGTTATTTACAAAAGGAGTAATGAATATTTCTGGAAAAATGGATTCAATTATGTATATTAAAAAGCGACTCAAACAGTTGATTGAGGGAGAGGATAAACAAAAGCCTTTAACGGATCAGCAGATTACAAATACTTTGAGTGCTGAAGGTATCCAAATATCCAGACGGACAGTAGCAAAGTACAGGGAAGAAATGAATATTGTGAGTTCATTTAATCGAATGTATGGATAG
- a CDS encoding amino acid permease, giving the protein MGALQKSLKTRHITMISIGGVIGTGLFVGTGKNILSTGPAAVISYTIACLLIVLIMQMVGEMASGEIVLGKKSGGSAELGSFASYAGKYIGPWAGFTVGWLYWASWVFIVGLEAALIGGMLHNWFPMIPIWVGSVGITLLMTIVNIYSVKSFGEFEYWLSFVKVTAIVVFLVVGIAMILGIWPNYEPKGLGILTEFGGFAPNGIVPILTAIVFVIFSICGAEVAAIAAAESENPAKNIVRAIRNVVFRLGLFFVGSVAIMVLIIPWNDSKMLAAPYANILTMAGLPIAAQLIQIVIFISLISVLNSALYTSSRMLLEMSRQGDAPKIFSQIKNHRGVPVPAILGSTVVAYICAMLYFISPEVIFYFLGNCVGGLMIAVYIFIAISQIRFRRYYDKVSDEPLAIKMWLFPYLSYVTIGILTVVYLCQALIESLRSQFYLSTAVLIGSVVLFMIMRKLSTRSAEQIEEKVASE; this is encoded by the coding sequence ATGGGAGCTTTGCAAAAATCACTGAAAACACGGCATATTACAATGATTTCCATTGGAGGGGTTATTGGTACGGGGCTATTCGTTGGGACAGGGAAAAATATTTTAAGTACCGGTCCTGCAGCAGTGATTTCATATACGATTGCATGCTTACTCATAGTTCTCATCATGCAAATGGTTGGAGAAATGGCATCAGGAGAAATAGTTTTAGGGAAGAAATCAGGTGGTTCAGCAGAGTTAGGTTCATTTGCTTCATATGCAGGAAAGTATATTGGTCCATGGGCAGGCTTTACAGTAGGCTGGCTTTATTGGGCAAGCTGGGTGTTTATTGTGGGGTTAGAAGCAGCACTCATAGGGGGAATGCTGCACAATTGGTTTCCAATGATACCTATATGGGTTGGAAGCGTAGGTATAACGTTATTGATGACAATCGTTAATATTTATTCAGTAAAATCATTTGGTGAATTTGAATATTGGCTTTCCTTTGTTAAAGTTACGGCTATCGTTGTATTTTTAGTAGTTGGTATAGCAATGATTTTAGGAATTTGGCCAAATTATGAACCGAAGGGGTTAGGTATTTTAACTGAATTCGGTGGTTTTGCACCAAATGGTATTGTCCCAATTTTAACGGCAATTGTATTTGTTATTTTCTCGATTTGTGGCGCTGAGGTTGCAGCCATCGCAGCAGCAGAGTCTGAAAATCCAGCGAAAAATATTGTTCGCGCCATTCGCAATGTTGTCTTTCGGTTAGGTTTATTTTTCGTAGGTTCAGTAGCCATTATGGTCTTGATTATACCTTGGAATGATTCAAAAATGTTGGCAGCACCTTACGCAAATATTTTAACGATGGCAGGGCTTCCTATTGCTGCTCAACTTATTCAAATCGTCATTTTTATTTCACTTATCTCTGTTTTAAATTCCGCTCTTTATACAAGCTCACGTATGTTACTTGAAATGTCGCGTCAAGGAGATGCACCAAAAATATTCTCGCAAATTAAAAATCATCGAGGTGTGCCTGTACCAGCTATTCTTGGCAGTACTGTGGTGGCGTATATTTGTGCGATGCTATACTTCATTTCACCTGAAGTCATTTTCTATTTTTTAGGTAATTGTGTTGGAGGATTAATGATAGCTGTTTATATTTTCATTGCCATCTCACAAATTCGTTTCCGGCGATATTATGACAAGGTTTCAGATGAGCCATTAGCAATAAAAATGTGGTTATTCCCATACCTGTCGTATGTCACAATTGGAATTTTAACAGTCGTTTATTTATGCCAAGCACTCATTGAATCTTTACGCTCTCAATTCTATTTAAGTACAGCAGTATTAATCGGCTCAGTTGTGCTGTTCATGATTATGCGAAAACTGTCGACAAGGTCAGCAGAGCAAATAGAGGAAAAGGTTGCTTCGGAATAG